One stretch of Chryseobacterium indologenes DNA includes these proteins:
- a CDS encoding cell surface protein, which yields MHKRTINYLTTGILSLLFAGIIASCKHDDDEVNPPVTEVIPPAFKGLDTEYTIERFRVLSIATNISGKMTWSINDSIISENSELEFISTKTATYPLTLKIGTDKVYHSKIRVTKEAGTLSKYISKVFDFRPAVGQFMNEIPEYDLGNTAADMIKKANDYLVGSNSSMISLGGFGGYVVFGFDHTIPNREGRDFKILGNAFFGNSANDPRSGSCEPGIIMVAYDKNKNGKPDDDEWYEIAGSEYFKNTTTKNYNITYFKPNENKPPVPGNDGWQTDIEYIKWQDNLGNIGFKTKNTFHAQSYYPLWLSDASYGFTGTRLKDNFYDQSGTGTYWVGKSYEFGYADNAPNNDEASNIDISWAVDRNGKYVKLPGIDFVKVYTGINQEAGWLGEVSTEVAGAYDLHLKN from the coding sequence ATGCATAAAAGAACTATAAATTATCTGACAACCGGGATTTTATCCCTTCTGTTTGCAGGGATCATTGCTTCCTGTAAACATGACGATGATGAGGTAAACCCTCCTGTTACAGAAGTGATACCTCCTGCTTTTAAAGGATTAGACACGGAATACACCATTGAACGTTTCAGAGTATTGAGTATAGCCACCAATATCTCCGGAAAAATGACCTGGAGTATCAATGATTCTATTATTTCTGAAAACTCTGAACTGGAATTCATCAGTACCAAGACGGCGACTTATCCTTTAACATTAAAAATAGGAACTGATAAAGTATATCATTCTAAAATCAGAGTAACTAAAGAAGCAGGAACATTAAGTAAATATATTTCTAAGGTATTCGATTTCCGTCCGGCAGTAGGGCAGTTTATGAATGAAATCCCGGAATACGATTTGGGAAATACCGCGGCAGATATGATTAAAAAAGCCAATGATTACCTGGTGGGTTCTAATTCTTCCATGATAAGTCTTGGAGGTTTTGGAGGATATGTTGTATTTGGCTTTGATCACACCATTCCTAATAGGGAAGGGAGAGATTTTAAAATACTTGGAAATGCATTCTTTGGAAACTCTGCCAATGACCCGCGTTCCGGAAGCTGTGAGCCGGGAATTATTATGGTGGCTTATGATAAAAATAAAAATGGAAAGCCTGATGATGATGAATGGTACGAAATTGCAGGAAGTGAGTACTTTAAAAATACAACCACAAAAAACTACAATATTACCTACTTCAAACCCAATGAAAATAAACCTCCTGTTCCGGGAAACGACGGCTGGCAAACCGATATAGAATATATCAAATGGCAGGATAATCTTGGAAATATAGGGTTTAAAACAAAAAACACCTTCCATGCACAAAGTTATTATCCACTATGGCTTTCAGATGCTTCTTACGGTTTTACAGGTACAAGGCTTAAAGATAATTTTTATGACCAAAGCGGCACAGGAACTTATTGGGTAGGGAAATCTTATGAATTCGGATATGCAGATAATGCTCCCAATAATGACGAGGCATCAAATATAGATATTTCTTGGGCTGTTGACAGAAACGGGAAATATGTAAAACTTCCAGGAATTGATTTCGTGAAAGTATACACTGGAATCAATCAGGAAGCAGGATGGCTGGGTGAGGTTTCTACAGAAGTAGCAGGAGCTTACGATTTACATTTAAAAAATTAA
- a CDS encoding DUF5074 domain-containing protein — protein sequence MKKFYLFTMLFLLAFFSNAQIKVQGVPRNDIPGNTPLNTTNITTNISFSDIQYWVGTGSNQAAFVVQWNDSKNPDALVWGFRWDGNATGEDMLKAIAKTDKRFFTLLYQGTQFGSAVGGLGFDLNGQDSNALIKSGNATYPLYPVDGIVNTTAYDFDDYAAKDVNDHWKSGWYSGFWSYWVKNPTDADFGFSGVGASSRALQNGSWDVWNYSPDFQTPPMSSTLTPVSPYVSATNFTNGFFMVNEEWFGHTNGSVNFIGNNGQINYRVYSNANNNHAFGATTQYGTIYGDKFYFVSKQAADGGDSHYTPGGRLVVANAQTMQKIATFNTIGGGDGRSFLGVNENKGYIGASNGIFLFDIANLQVGNMIAGTGGGSQYSGQIGNMIRTSKYVFAVKQTAGILVIDPTTDTVVSTIAGAFISVVQAKDGSIWAIQNQKLANINPATLAVQYYDIPATKYSDSWGAWNAGSFTASNTENTLYWIKAGSGFNPGNQIVKFDVTTKVFNETFITLPGQTGTYKQIPYGAALRVNPVTGNLILNTTESGFGAHYQKNWIHTFDSNGNLIDTKILADYYWFPSLAVFPDNTAPVVNNTFPSQVTATGITTFDLKTMVSDEDSFGSSIVKTIKLNTNPSAVAAEINTSEELVLTPIGPGTADITISFNSNGKVVEKTLKVNSTTSTLATAEVKKLEFAIYPNPVTDILYIKTQEKIVNVSIYDTSGKLINTQFNNGQVNVSMLSKGMYILKATTDKAVYQQKLIKN from the coding sequence ATGAAAAAGTTTTACCTTTTTACTATGCTTTTTCTGTTGGCATTTTTCTCGAATGCCCAGATAAAAGTGCAGGGAGTTCCAAGGAATGATATTCCGGGGAATACTCCATTAAATACTACTAATATTACTACGAACATCAGTTTTTCTGATATTCAGTATTGGGTGGGAACCGGTTCTAATCAGGCAGCATTCGTAGTACAGTGGAATGACAGTAAAAATCCTGATGCCTTGGTTTGGGGATTCAGATGGGATGGAAATGCTACCGGTGAAGATATGCTTAAAGCCATTGCAAAGACCGACAAAAGATTCTTTACATTGCTTTATCAGGGAACGCAGTTTGGATCAGCAGTAGGAGGGCTGGGATTTGACTTGAACGGGCAGGACTCTAATGCCCTTATTAAAAGCGGTAATGCAACCTATCCTTTGTATCCTGTGGATGGTATTGTAAATACAACAGCTTATGATTTTGATGATTATGCGGCAAAAGATGTTAACGATCATTGGAAATCAGGCTGGTATAGTGGTTTTTGGTCTTATTGGGTGAAAAATCCAACCGATGCTGACTTCGGATTTTCTGGTGTTGGCGCTTCTTCACGTGCTTTACAAAATGGATCATGGGATGTTTGGAATTACAGCCCGGATTTCCAGACACCACCAATGTCTTCAACTCTTACACCGGTTTCTCCCTATGTAAGTGCTACCAATTTTACCAACGGTTTTTTTATGGTGAATGAAGAATGGTTCGGGCATACTAACGGATCGGTGAACTTTATAGGTAATAACGGACAAATCAATTACCGTGTTTATAGCAATGCAAACAATAATCATGCTTTCGGAGCAACTACTCAATATGGAACAATCTATGGAGATAAATTCTACTTTGTATCCAAGCAGGCAGCAGATGGAGGAGACTCTCATTACACTCCAGGTGGTAGATTGGTAGTCGCGAATGCTCAGACGATGCAGAAAATTGCAACATTTAATACAATCGGAGGCGGAGACGGAAGGTCATTCTTAGGAGTGAATGAAAACAAAGGATATATTGGAGCATCCAATGGTATTTTCTTATTTGATATTGCGAATCTTCAGGTAGGTAATATGATTGCCGGAACAGGAGGCGGAAGCCAGTATTCCGGACAGATTGGAAATATGATCCGTACTTCAAAATACGTTTTTGCCGTAAAGCAGACTGCGGGTATTTTAGTAATTGATCCAACTACAGATACTGTTGTGAGTACTATTGCCGGCGCTTTTATTTCTGTTGTTCAGGCAAAAGACGGAAGTATATGGGCGATTCAGAACCAGAAACTGGCAAATATTAATCCTGCAACCCTTGCTGTACAGTATTATGATATCCCGGCTACAAAATATTCCGATTCATGGGGAGCTTGGAATGCAGGAAGCTTTACAGCTAGTAATACAGAAAATACATTATATTGGATCAAAGCAGGTTCCGGGTTTAATCCAGGAAATCAGATTGTAAAATTTGATGTTACTACTAAAGTATTTAATGAAACCTTTATTACTTTACCAGGCCAGACAGGAACTTATAAGCAAATCCCTTATGGGGCGGCACTTCGTGTAAACCCAGTTACGGGTAATCTTATCCTGAATACTACAGAAAGTGGATTTGGTGCACATTATCAGAAAAACTGGATTCATACATTTGATAGCAATGGTAATCTTATTGATACTAAAATATTGGCTGATTATTACTGGTTTCCTTCATTAGCCGTATTTCCGGATAATACTGCACCGGTCGTAAACAATACATTCCCATCACAGGTTACCGCAACTGGTATTACAACTTTTGATTTAAAAACAATGGTTTCTGATGAAGACAGCTTTGGATCATCTATTGTAAAAACAATCAAGTTAAATACTAATCCATCAGCCGTTGCTGCGGAAATCAATACCAGTGAAGAATTAGTGCTTACTCCAATAGGCCCGGGAACTGCGGATATTACCATCAGTTTCAATTCTAATGGTAAAGTAGTAGAAAAAACACTTAAAGTAAACAGTACTACTTCTACATTAGCAACAGCTGAGGTGAAAAAGCTTGAATTTGCGATTTATCCAAACCCTGTTACGGATATCCTTTATATCAAAACACAGGAAAAAATAGTAAACGTTTCTATTTATGATACTTCAGGGAAGCTTATCAATACTCAGTTTAATAATGGACAGGTAAATGTAAGTATGTTATCAAAAGGGATGTACATTCTGAAAGCTACAACTGATAAAGCAGTATATCAACAAAAACTTATTAAAAATTAA
- a CDS encoding T9SS type A sorting domain-containing protein → MKTNLLLSPRSIKAAVFASLLFLASNLSFAQIVKYYASAQTNQVYGVCIGCGVVNPLNAVGPNESDYSVLQVSIGLLARTEQTLIFPNSAYTNKLVIGIGSNGTPLSAQVLGGVSIETFNGDVSNNDYQNLNNDILKLGAGDPSKGEIELTMNKPYDRIKINVNGGLLSLGGEFRVYYGYQYRDPFISFMAHGQNGQVTLDKNLKVEGSEVTLINPSGKEVFRTKLNSNTFETNQPEGLYIIKLQTKDGKTHSSKVLLK, encoded by the coding sequence ATGAAAACTAATTTATTATTGAGTCCACGCAGTATCAAAGCTGCCGTTTTTGCTTCTTTATTGTTTCTGGCAAGCAACCTGTCATTTGCTCAAATTGTAAAATATTATGCAAGTGCACAAACGAATCAGGTATATGGTGTATGTATAGGCTGTGGAGTGGTAAATCCATTGAATGCAGTTGGTCCTAACGAGAGTGACTATTCGGTTCTACAGGTATCTATTGGTTTACTGGCCCGTACTGAACAAACATTGATTTTCCCTAACAGTGCTTACACTAACAAGTTGGTAATTGGCATTGGTTCTAACGGAACCCCTCTAAGTGCACAAGTATTAGGTGGGGTATCTATTGAAACCTTCAACGGAGACGTCTCCAACAACGATTACCAAAACCTTAACAACGATATTTTAAAGCTTGGGGCTGGTGATCCAAGTAAAGGTGAGATTGAACTTACCATGAACAAGCCTTATGACCGTATTAAGATCAATGTAAATGGTGGATTATTGAGTTTAGGCGGAGAGTTTAGAGTATATTACGGATACCAATACAGAGATCCTTTCATCAGCTTTATGGCTCATGGTCAAAACGGTCAGGTTACTTTGGATAAAAACTTAAAAGTAGAAGGTTCAGAGGTTACTCTTATCAACCCATCCGGAAAAGAGGTATTCCGCACCAAATTAAATTCAAATACATTTGAAACCAACCAACCTGAAGGACTTTATATTATAAAACTTCAGACTAAGGATGGGAAAACACATTCAAGTAAGGTTTTACTTAAATAA
- a CDS encoding T9SS type A sorting domain-containing protein, with protein sequence MKFNLLLRNNFSFKSALVALFLFSAQTLFAQDRIYAHAQSSGVFGVACLGCRVDNPLNAVGGNEDDYSTMVLGTALLGGIQQTLIFPDLRGDTRLVVGIGTDNIPLSVQLLSGVTLETMNGGTSNEDRRTIDVSLLKLGATPNRGTVEFKPSKPYDGIRIGLTGGVLSLGGGFRIYYAYQDPLIQLMAHSQNGQVTLSGNVSVEGSEVALTNISGKEVYRSRLKTNTFESNQPGGAYIMTLQTKEGKTYSKKIIIK encoded by the coding sequence ATGAAATTTAATTTACTTTTGAGAAATAACTTCTCTTTTAAAAGTGCCTTAGTGGCATTGTTTTTATTCTCTGCTCAAACTTTATTTGCTCAGGACAGGATTTATGCTCACGCACAAAGTTCTGGTGTATTTGGAGTGGCATGCTTAGGATGCCGAGTAGACAATCCATTGAATGCTGTAGGAGGTAATGAAGATGATTATTCTACAATGGTATTGGGAACTGCATTGCTAGGTGGCATCCAGCAAACCTTGATTTTTCCTGATCTTAGAGGAGACACAAGACTTGTGGTAGGTATCGGTACAGATAACATTCCTTTATCTGTACAGCTATTAAGCGGTGTAACCCTTGAAACCATGAATGGAGGTACTTCCAACGAGGACCGCAGAACAATAGATGTAAGCCTTTTAAAGCTGGGAGCTACCCCAAACAGAGGTACAGTAGAGTTTAAACCATCAAAACCTTATGATGGAATAAGAATTGGCTTAACCGGAGGAGTTTTAAGCCTTGGTGGCGGATTCAGAATTTATTATGCTTACCAGGATCCATTGATACAGCTCATGGCTCATAGCCAGAATGGACAGGTTACCTTGAGTGGAAACGTGAGTGTAGAAGGCTCTGAAGTTGCATTAACCAACATTTCAGGAAAGGAAGTTTACCGATCAAGGCTTAAAACCAATACATTTGAATCTAATCAACCTGGAGGAGCCTACATTATGACGCTTCAAACTAAGGAAGGAAAAACATATTCTAAAAAAATCATCATTAAATAA
- the rpsT gene encoding 30S ribosomal protein S20, translated as MANHKSALKRIRQNETRRLRNRYYHKTARTALKTLRNEENKAAATEQLPKVIALLDKLAKKNIIHKNKAANLKSKLTKHVNKLA; from the coding sequence ATGGCAAATCATAAATCAGCATTAAAGAGAATCAGACAGAACGAGACTAGAAGACTTCGTAATAGATATTATCACAAGACTGCTAGAACAGCATTGAAAACCTTAAGAAATGAGGAGAACAAAGCTGCTGCAACAGAGCAACTGCCAAAAGTTATCGCTTTATTGGATAAATTAGCTAAGAAAAATATTATCCACAAAAACAAAGCGGCTAACTTAAAAAGCAAATTAACAAAGCACGTTAATAAATTAGCGTAA
- a CDS encoding site-specific integrase — MSVSYREIRLKDNKRVTLEFDLNLNGKRRMFRPKITYVENPKTAEERQERKEKRQLADKMRARLEVDELYATNMLDKGFQCNKDFFEYCGEFIERKAPHCEMRTYRAMVEKLKIFNKRKKLFCSDIDEEFLISFKDYLNTTLNGSTPFNYFKKLKRIIKEATIAKHFKADPSQHIKNLKGISAEKDILTLKETISLSETHCSNDNVKRAFLFSCLTGLRFCDVKALVWSSIGRDNVLTVVQIKTKEKLVMPLHSNAVDLLGKRKKSGEALVFDLPTHTGCLKILKKWTSDAEIDKHITWHCSRHTFATSLVFEEVGINTVSSLLGHKDLKQTQIYVRTAELSKTNAINKLPDIFINNTNRVNKQSRINGK; from the coding sequence ATGTCAGTAAGCTATCGTGAAATCCGATTGAAAGACAACAAGAGGGTAACTCTTGAATTTGATTTAAACCTGAACGGCAAAAGAAGAATGTTCAGACCCAAGATCACGTATGTAGAAAATCCAAAGACGGCAGAAGAACGTCAGGAAAGAAAAGAAAAACGCCAGTTGGCAGATAAGATGAGAGCAAGACTGGAAGTTGACGAGTTGTATGCAACCAATATGCTTGACAAAGGTTTTCAGTGCAACAAAGACTTCTTTGAGTATTGCGGTGAATTTATTGAAAGAAAAGCACCTCACTGTGAAATGCGTACTTACAGGGCAATGGTTGAAAAGCTCAAGATATTCAATAAGAGAAAAAAACTGTTTTGTTCTGACATTGACGAAGAATTTTTGATCTCCTTCAAAGATTATTTGAATACAACCCTGAATGGAAGTACCCCCTTCAACTACTTCAAAAAGCTGAAAAGAATTATCAAAGAAGCAACGATTGCCAAGCATTTCAAAGCCGATCCTTCCCAGCACATAAAGAATCTGAAAGGAATTTCTGCTGAAAAAGACATCTTGACGTTAAAAGAAACTATTTCTTTGTCAGAAACACACTGCTCCAATGACAATGTAAAAAGAGCCTTTCTTTTCAGTTGCTTGACAGGTCTGAGATTTTGTGATGTCAAAGCACTTGTATGGAGTAGCATAGGCAGGGACAATGTTTTGACGGTTGTTCAAATCAAAACCAAAGAAAAACTGGTAATGCCTCTCCATTCGAATGCAGTTGATTTATTGGGGAAAAGGAAAAAATCAGGAGAAGCCCTTGTTTTTGATTTGCCTACCCATACAGGCTGTTTGAAAATCCTTAAGAAATGGACATCAGATGCAGAGATTGACAAGCACATCACTTGGCATTGTTCAAGACACACTTTTGCAACCTCATTGGTTTTTGAAGAAGTTGGAATCAATACCGTTTCATCACTGCTCGGTCATAAAGACCTCAAACAAACCCAAATTTATGTCCGTACCGCTGAATTGTCAAAAACCAATGCGATTAATAAGCTGCCCGACATATTCATAAACAACACCAATCGAGTGAACAAACAAAGCAGAATTAATGGGAAATAA
- a CDS encoding site-specific integrase has translation MSVTYRKILSKDKKRYTIEFDYNMNGIRRVFRKPKITYTASPRTAQERQDKKNKLLLADKVKAKMEIDELYAFNMIEKSFQWNKDFFEYLEYFIERKIQPSEKRTYLAMLKKFKRYVGKNKLPCSDIDEEFLLGFKDYLDLELSGVSAYNYFKKLKRVIKEATMAKYFRTNPMAEIVNSKGKSKEKETLVFEEVKALLETECRNEVIKTAFLFCCYTGIRFCDVQALTWNNIKNNTLDLVQIKTQERLTMDLHQDAVRLLEISKRQNNDKLVFQLPTNTTCLKVLREWVAKAGINKHITWHCSRHTFATLLNHQNQNITTISKLLGHKSLKETEIYIRVAENAKSKAVKSLRSMFK, from the coding sequence ATGTCAGTAACATACAGAAAAATTTTGTCAAAAGACAAGAAGAGGTACACGATTGAATTTGACTACAACATGAACGGTATAAGAAGAGTGTTCAGAAAACCCAAAATCACATATACTGCAAGTCCAAGGACAGCTCAAGAGCGTCAGGATAAAAAAAATAAGCTTCTATTGGCAGACAAAGTAAAAGCGAAAATGGAAATTGATGAGCTGTATGCTTTCAATATGATAGAGAAAAGCTTCCAGTGGAACAAAGATTTTTTTGAATACCTTGAATATTTCATAGAGAGAAAAATTCAGCCTTCTGAAAAGAGAACCTACTTAGCAATGCTAAAAAAATTTAAACGCTATGTTGGAAAAAACAAGCTTCCTTGCAGTGATATTGATGAGGAGTTCTTGTTGGGTTTCAAAGATTATCTTGATCTGGAACTATCGGGTGTTTCCGCCTACAACTACTTCAAAAAGCTGAAAAGAGTCATTAAAGAGGCAACTATGGCAAAGTATTTCAGAACAAATCCAATGGCTGAAATTGTCAACAGCAAAGGTAAATCAAAAGAAAAAGAAACTTTGGTATTTGAAGAGGTCAAAGCCCTATTGGAAACGGAGTGCCGAAATGAAGTCATCAAAACAGCCTTCCTGTTCTGTTGTTATACAGGTATTCGTTTTTGCGATGTTCAGGCGTTGACATGGAATAACATAAAAAATAATACCTTAGACCTTGTCCAAATCAAAACCCAAGAACGCTTAACAATGGATCTTCACCAAGATGCTGTCAGACTTTTGGAAATCTCCAAAAGGCAGAACAATGACAAGCTTGTTTTTCAATTGCCGACTAATACAACCTGTCTGAAAGTTTTGCGGGAATGGGTTGCAAAAGCAGGAATCAATAAACATATCACTTGGCATTGTTCAAGGCATACCTTTGCGACACTTTTAAACCACCAGAATCAAAATATCACCACAATTTCAAAGCTGTTGGGTCACAAAAGCCTGAAAGAAACAGAAATCTACATAAGAGTGGCAGAAAACGCAAAATCAAAAGCTGTAAAAAGCCTTCGCTCAATGTTTAAATAA
- a CDS encoding phage/plasmid replication domain-containing protein, whose amino-acid sequence MMICTIKIEYDPKWANFGLELKKLIEKFPKIKKGNPNDAPLFWVKNLRVTTRNKKLIIEGSLAKYFNGNNIEPFSWLDVRTAIKKLSFEMDLPLEEGILRRIDIGVNFSVDRDVLEYFSEMLHLHCYQRIRKHKTTLRFENNSHKFNFCFYDKKKSVLNHNKRNNGRRNYDDIELVSGYDNLMRIELQIEERLPLFINRKEPVKVSELFCRDFCKLLMKKWLRLYRRIQKRSVPLFPLETKGLYDYESLIKREFIETHGWEFLDYRLDQLVKQESITTKMKCEKRKQYTRAMLDKRPFIYQEHTNELNRKVNLMLFDIIDNQLFKMPETAQKLVK is encoded by the coding sequence ATGATGATATGCACCATAAAAATAGAATATGATCCAAAGTGGGCAAACTTCGGATTAGAGCTGAAGAAACTCATTGAAAAATTCCCGAAAATAAAGAAGGGCAACCCGAACGATGCTCCGCTGTTTTGGGTCAAAAATTTGAGAGTAACAACACGAAATAAAAAGCTAATTATTGAAGGCAGCCTTGCCAAGTATTTCAACGGCAACAACATTGAACCTTTTTCTTGGCTTGACGTAAGAACAGCAATCAAAAAACTTTCTTTTGAAATGGATTTGCCCCTTGAAGAAGGAATCCTCAGAAGAATTGATATTGGAGTGAATTTCAGTGTTGACAGGGATGTTCTTGAATATTTCTCTGAAATGCTTCATTTGCATTGTTACCAGAGGATTCGCAAGCACAAAACAACCCTGCGCTTTGAAAACAATTCCCATAAGTTCAACTTTTGTTTTTATGACAAGAAAAAGTCTGTTTTGAATCACAACAAGAGAAATAATGGAAGGAGAAATTATGATGATATTGAATTGGTTTCAGGATATGATAATCTGATGAGAATAGAGCTTCAAATTGAAGAAAGGCTCCCATTGTTCATCAACAGAAAAGAACCAGTGAAAGTCTCTGAATTGTTTTGTCGTGATTTTTGCAAGCTCCTTATGAAAAAATGGCTCAGGCTATATAGACGAATCCAAAAGAGAAGTGTTCCTCTTTTTCCATTGGAAACAAAAGGGCTGTATGATTATGAAAGTCTGATAAAAAGAGAATTTATTGAAACACATGGTTGGGAGTTTCTTGATTACAGATTAGATCAATTGGTAAAGCAGGAAAGTATCACAACCAAAATGAAGTGTGAAAAGAGAAAACAATATACCAGAGCCATGCTTGATAAAAGACCTTTCATTTATCAGGAGCATACCAATGAGCTCAATCGCAAAGTGAATTTGATGTTGTTTGATATAATTGACAATCAGCTTTTCAAAATGCCGGAAACAGCTCAGAAATTAGTCAAGTAG